A window of the Sabethes cyaneus chromosome 1, idSabCyanKW18_F2, whole genome shotgun sequence genome harbors these coding sequences:
- the LOC128742396 gene encoding segmentation protein Runt, with protein sequence MHLPASSECQSPPVSKNMTDMFSNLHDMLQEYHGELVQTGSPAVLCSALPTHWRSNKSLPVAFKVIALDDIQDGTLVTIKAGNDENYHGELRNATAIMKNQVAKFNDLRFVGRSGRGKSFSITIIISSYPSQVATYTKAIKVTVDGPREPRSKQNFAYGHPGAFNPFMLNAGWLDAAYMNYAWSDYFRQQQQLQAQQQQQQQPSPAQGQTNPVGIGIGKGSPTLPAPNGTTGPMLPTPPAEFLPLSAGQTGLPNGPVLPNGATYLSQFPFGPHADMHLKSPFLPYDISPLRANGLRTGPHPLTATISIPPNDFISSSRLSPASSRNSNSSPPSTLNQSQTKINSPLELNSTGEQSSAEESDDEHIDVVKSAFVPILRPLPTSSADTSSDALNAPLKSETPDSTTSSPKTRCDLKAPSSKKPQLHEIAPSEPSSPESTKLSSPNIILKQSAKTVWRPY encoded by the exons ATGCATCTCCCGGCTAGCAGCGAGTGCCAAAGTCCTCCGGTCTCGAAAAACATGACTGATATGTTTTCCAACCTGCACGACATGCTGCAGGAGTACCACGGCGAACTGGTGCAAACAGGATCACCGGCGGTCCTCTGTTCGGCTCTTCCCACGCACTGGCGCTCCAACAAGAGTTTGCCGGTTGCCTTCAAGGTGATTGCCCTGGATGATATCCAAGACGGTACTTTGGTTACAATCAAAGCTGGCAACGACGAAAACTATCACGGTGAATTGAGAAACGCGACGGCGATCATGAAGAACCAAGTAGCCAAGTTCAATGATCTGCGCTTTGTGGGGCGATCCGGGCGTGGAAAATCGTTCTcgatcaccatcatcatcagctCCTATCCCAGTCAAGTGGCCACCTACACCAAAGCAATCAAAGTGACCGTCGATGGACCTCGGGAACCTCGATCGAAGCAAA ATTTTGCCTACGGTCATCCGGGAGCATTTAATCCATTCATGCTGAACGCCGGATGGTTAGACGCGGCCTACATGAACTACGCGTGGTCTGATTACTTCCGTCAACAGCAGCAGCTACAAgcccagcaacagcagcagcaacaaccatCGCCAGCACAGGGTCAAACCAATCCCGTCGGAATAGGCATAGGAAAAG GATCTCCAACGTTACCTGCACCAAACGGAACAACTGGACCGATGCTGCCAACGCCGCCGGCGGAATTTCTCCCTCTTTCCGCCGGTCAAACAGGACTTCCCAACGGTCCAGTTCTACCCAACGGAGCAACCTACCTGTCGCAGTTTCCTTTCGGTCCCCACGCTGATATGCACTTAAAATCTCCGTTCCTGCCTTACGACATCTCACCACTCCGTGCCAACGGCCTACGCACTGGCCCCCACCCGCTGACCGCAACCATCAGCATCCCACCAAACGACTTCATCTCCTCGTCACGCCTCTCGCCGGCATCCTCCCGTAATTCTAATTCATCCCCTCCGTCAACCCTAAATCAATCACAAACCAAAATCAACTCCCCGCTGGAGCTCAACTCCACCGGTGAACAATCTTCGGCCGAGGAATCCGACGACGAACACATCGACGTCGTAAAGTCCGCCTTCGTACCGATCCTACGACCGCTGCCGACTTCCTCGGCCGACACCAGTTCGGATGCACTGAACGCCCCGCTGAAATCGGAAACACCGGACTCGACGACCAGCTCGCCGAAGACCCGCTGCGATCTGAAGGCTCCCTCGTCCAAGAAGCCCCAGCTGCACGAAATCGCTCCGAGCGAACCGAGCTCGCCGGAAAGCACGAAACTGTCCTCGCCCAACATCATCCTCAAGCAATCGGCCAAAACCGTGTGGCGACCCTATTGA